The following are from one region of the Mauremys reevesii isolate NIE-2019 linkage group 2, ASM1616193v1, whole genome shotgun sequence genome:
- the ACKR2 gene encoding atypical chemokine receptor 2 isoform X2 yields the protein MLQRGLLKSLPLRVATVPVSAMPHTTDYPVNLTDYEYQYLEEEDYIQFLLCTKENVKVFGKVFLPVLYTIVFLLGLAGNCLLFAILIKYTKNKKMTEVYLLNLTVSDLLFVVTLPFWATYAASQWVFGNAFCKIISVIYTTNFYSGIFFVSCMSLDKYLEIVHAWSNKNLRAPRKSFLISSVVWVISIVLSIPDFIFMQVQDLHNGRQVCHLDYGLHNSIWQLLFQFQQILLGFFLPFLCMVFFYSRVACVLTALMSPGKKRALRLVVILVVVFFVLWFPYNITLFLHLLQKLHVIKGCEASKHLDYAMQVTESLAFIHCCLNPMLYAFVNKRFRLHLKKILGAIFRRQDFFVLQQSDTSQSTSRCTDQVEMKSITNV from the coding sequence ATGTTACAGAGGGGTCTCTTGAAAAGTTTACCACTAAGGGTGGCAACAGTACCAGTGTCTGCCATGCCGCATACCACCGATTACCCAGTCAACCTGACTGACTACGAGTACCAATACTTAGAGGAGGAGGATTACATCCAGTTTTTGCTTTGCACAAAGGAAAATGTCAAGGTGTTTGGCAAGGTGTTCCTGCCAGTGCTCTATACAATAGTGTTTCTGCTTGGATTGGCTGGGAACTGTCTACTCTTTGCCATCTTGATCAAATATACCAAGAACAAGAAGATGACCGAGGTGTATCTGCTGAATCTGACAGTTTCAGATCTTCTTTTCGTGGTAACCCTTCCCTtctgggccacatatgcagcgtCTCAGTGGGTGTTTGGGAATGCCTTCTGCAAGATCATAAGTGTCATCTACACCACCAACTTCTACAGTGGCATCTTCTTCGTCAGCTGCATGAGTCTGGACAAATACCTGGAGATTGTTCATGCTTGGTCCAATAAAAACTTAAGGGCCCCAAGAAAAAGCTTCCTTATCTCTTCAGTGGTGTGGGTTATTTCCATAGTGCTGTCTATTCCTGATTTTATCTTCATGCAAGTGCAGGATCTCCACAATGGGAGACAAGTTTGCCACCTCGACTATGGCCTGCACAACTCCATCTGGCAGCTTCTCTTTCAATTCCAGCAGATCTTGCTAGGCTTCTTCCTTCCATTCCTTTGTATGGTGTTCTTCTACTCCCGCGTAGCTTGTGTCCTCACTGCATTAATGTCTCCTGGCAAGAAGAGGGCTCTCCGCCTGGTCGTTATTTTGGTGGTGGTTTTCTTTGTGCTGTGGTTCCCATACAACATTACCCTCTTTCTGCATTTGTTGCAAAAGCTCCATGTGATTAAGGGTTGTGAAGCTAGCAAGCACTTGGACTATGCTATGCAAGTGACTGAGAGCCTTGCCTTTATTCATTGTTGCCTCAACCCCATGCTGTATGCTTTTGTGAACAAACGGTTCAGGTTACACTTAAAGAAGATTTTGGGGGCCATCTTCAGGAGGCAGGATTTCTTTGTTCTCCAGCAGTCTGACACAAGTCAATCTACTAGTAGGTGCACTGACCAAGTAGAAATGAAAAGCATCACGAATGTGTAA
- the ACKR2 gene encoding atypical chemokine receptor 2 isoform X1 — MIRRKHLMLQRGLLKSLPLRVATVPVSAMPHTTDYPVNLTDYEYQYLEEEDYIQFLLCTKENVKVFGKVFLPVLYTIVFLLGLAGNCLLFAILIKYTKNKKMTEVYLLNLTVSDLLFVVTLPFWATYAASQWVFGNAFCKIISVIYTTNFYSGIFFVSCMSLDKYLEIVHAWSNKNLRAPRKSFLISSVVWVISIVLSIPDFIFMQVQDLHNGRQVCHLDYGLHNSIWQLLFQFQQILLGFFLPFLCMVFFYSRVACVLTALMSPGKKRALRLVVILVVVFFVLWFPYNITLFLHLLQKLHVIKGCEASKHLDYAMQVTESLAFIHCCLNPMLYAFVNKRFRLHLKKILGAIFRRQDFFVLQQSDTSQSTSRCTDQVEMKSITNV, encoded by the coding sequence AATGTTACAGAGGGGTCTCTTGAAAAGTTTACCACTAAGGGTGGCAACAGTACCAGTGTCTGCCATGCCGCATACCACCGATTACCCAGTCAACCTGACTGACTACGAGTACCAATACTTAGAGGAGGAGGATTACATCCAGTTTTTGCTTTGCACAAAGGAAAATGTCAAGGTGTTTGGCAAGGTGTTCCTGCCAGTGCTCTATACAATAGTGTTTCTGCTTGGATTGGCTGGGAACTGTCTACTCTTTGCCATCTTGATCAAATATACCAAGAACAAGAAGATGACCGAGGTGTATCTGCTGAATCTGACAGTTTCAGATCTTCTTTTCGTGGTAACCCTTCCCTtctgggccacatatgcagcgtCTCAGTGGGTGTTTGGGAATGCCTTCTGCAAGATCATAAGTGTCATCTACACCACCAACTTCTACAGTGGCATCTTCTTCGTCAGCTGCATGAGTCTGGACAAATACCTGGAGATTGTTCATGCTTGGTCCAATAAAAACTTAAGGGCCCCAAGAAAAAGCTTCCTTATCTCTTCAGTGGTGTGGGTTATTTCCATAGTGCTGTCTATTCCTGATTTTATCTTCATGCAAGTGCAGGATCTCCACAATGGGAGACAAGTTTGCCACCTCGACTATGGCCTGCACAACTCCATCTGGCAGCTTCTCTTTCAATTCCAGCAGATCTTGCTAGGCTTCTTCCTTCCATTCCTTTGTATGGTGTTCTTCTACTCCCGCGTAGCTTGTGTCCTCACTGCATTAATGTCTCCTGGCAAGAAGAGGGCTCTCCGCCTGGTCGTTATTTTGGTGGTGGTTTTCTTTGTGCTGTGGTTCCCATACAACATTACCCTCTTTCTGCATTTGTTGCAAAAGCTCCATGTGATTAAGGGTTGTGAAGCTAGCAAGCACTTGGACTATGCTATGCAAGTGACTGAGAGCCTTGCCTTTATTCATTGTTGCCTCAACCCCATGCTGTATGCTTTTGTGAACAAACGGTTCAGGTTACACTTAAAGAAGATTTTGGGGGCCATCTTCAGGAGGCAGGATTTCTTTGTTCTCCAGCAGTCTGACACAAGTCAATCTACTAGTAGGTGCACTGACCAAGTAGAAATGAAAAGCATCACGAATGTGTAA